In Gadus morhua chromosome 2, gadMor3.0, whole genome shotgun sequence, the DNA window taataacaataatggaGATGATAAATagatcaaagtcaaagtcaaagtgaacTTTATTGTCAGACCGACCGTGCAGCAAGTTACACAGAGGACCGAAATTTCGTTTCCCCTATACTCCAAATGTCCTATTAATATATTTACCACACAACATATAACACAACATAATAGTGCAAAAGACAGAGTATAAGTATTATTATGGAAGTGGAAGTAGTTACTTCAACCAACCGGATTCAGGTGTGTTGAAATTCACAAATGGTAATGGTAAACATGAAACTTTATATGCTAATCGGAAATATTCACAATAAGTGTATTCAACCATGAAGCCTCAATCCAAAAATTGCATAACCTTTCGAGTTCATACAATACATCACGGTTggccttatggttttttttatttgtagcaATGGCATTTAAGTGACTTGCTTTTACTGCTTGATTAAATCACCAAAGTCTTTGGGTAGGTAAAGGTGTTTGTAACAAATAAAATGCTACACGCCACCTCTGTGACTATAACTGGGCTCCTCCGGGCAAGGAcggaggtgttggtggttggTTTACGTCAAAGGTTTGTAGACAATGACATGAATACTTGGGCGTTGTTTATTTGCAACCCGACCCCTCTTTCATGAACATTGTGTTCTTGTCCAATTCCTATAGGCTTTCCCATAACAAAAGGATGACTCGTCCACCAAGAGAACCGGTCTGTTCTATAacactgtgattgacagcaTAGCGTAACTTCACATGTGATGATAGAGGGAACACGTGAGGACAGagcccctttcacacatgcagtATTTCCCTGCACATTTCCCGAAGAAGTCCTgcatgagggttagggttagggtcaggggttccCGATGGGAATGGGGACGAATGTCTTGGGGAATCTACCCCGGCAATTTCATTTCCTCTACTGACGAGGGATATAACTTTGCTTTGAAAGGTGATTGTCAGCAAAAGCCAAAATGCTGCAGCTTTGCACCACAAGGCAAAGGTTATTTAcattgaacacttttttgaggTGATTCCTTCCCATGTCAATCAAATAATTACAAATCAAGGAGCTGAATGGGACTGTAAACGTAGGCGGCGATTTCCGTTTGGCGAAAAAGTTACATTAATTGTATCCACCAATCAGAATTGGGAAGCCTTGTCACAGTCACCATCATCCCTGTAGATGTTGTGGGACATGGCAGATGTAACAGACCATAGACCTGTAATCATCGCTTTCTATTATATGTATGGCTGATCGTTGATCTCGATAGCAATTGGCACTACAAGCCAGTGTTGACTTGCACTGCGGTACGTGAACATAGGTTGCCTTTGATAACATTACGTCTGTACTAGGCTAAAGGTAGAGCATTGAATCAGAAAGGTTGTTCAGTTCAGGGGTGGGGTAACATGTCTCCATTCCCAACTGAAGCCTTAAAATGTAAACAGACTCTTGTTCTTGACTGGTTAACATTTTAAGAAGCATGTATAGTATACCTCTCTTATCTAAGTAAGAGTAAGAGAAGACAAGAGACTGAAGTTGATTGCATTTTTATGTTCAGTGGCAAATTCATGAAACttacatttaaatacattttatttgaattgcTTAGCCCACCAAAGATCAAGGAAAAGCTCCCTTAATTATTAAGGAAGAAACCCTGAGAAGAAATGCAGAAAGAGGGCAACCTCCTTCAAGGGGTGGTTAAGAGTGCAATGAGTGCAGAAATGGTGAACCTGGATGGTAGGACACAATCAAAAGGTTTAAGTCTAATGTACAATGACCAATGTCCATAATTGTTGTTAAATCATAACAGTAGAAGTTTCAAAACAAAACGTATCAACAAATATAATAACACATCAGTACAGATTCCATGTGTGTGCAAACTTAAAAagaacaatgacaataaagctcTATAGGATAGTGAATCCGAATTTCGTTTTGCCTTCTTGGATTGCGTTCTGTGTGAGCTAGCAAGTCGCCTGAGTATCACATGAACATTCAGGTTTTGTTGTCGTCTTCACCTGCTACCTGAGACTCTTGAACATTGTTTTCTTACAATTCCTATATGGTCTTCTTTTCAATACAACAAAGGTATGAGTACCCACCAATGAATTGTTTTGTTCCAGAATAACTTTGTGTTTGAGAGGATAGCATAACTCCACCTGATGAAATTGTAAATATTGAATTAATTGTCTTGTAGAACTAATTGCACTCCAAGTGATTAGAATTTGGGTGTATAGGGTGTTATGTTATTGTATAATAGGATGTTATCAAGATcgattcattattattaattaataattcattAATTACTAATATTAGATAATAATATTGAAAAAGTGAATAACCAAACACAACCACTTTCACAGCTACCGAGACTTAACATAGTTGTCAACAGCCAGTAAGAATGGAAGCTGCAGTAGTTAGGATGTTTTTGTTAGATCGCCCcaaaaccctaacccctaacccccctaaccctaaccctaaaatatCTTAACGTAGACGGCCCAGTCTACTGAGATCCTTGACCAATGTAGCAGCAgtgcagatatatatatatgattatcGACATTTCACACCTACCACCAAATTTATCTTGCAAAGAAGTAACTCTACAACCAGCTAGCGCTACTAGCTAGCAAGCTCATAAAGGTATGTTAGCCCTGAAGGGTGTGTACAAAGTTGATTGATATCCAGGGGTTAAGCTCTTTCTCTTTGAGCTTCTCTTATTGGTTAGAATGAGTGGGGGCCTTACTGTGACACTTTGAATACAATGGAGAATCTCTGCAATGTTGGTACACTGATCAATAACACTCAGTGTGTCACTGTGTCAACGTTAAAGGATTTGGCTGAAACCAGGTTAAATGTTGAAATTGTCTGTCAAGATGTAAATTAGCCatgatttttgttttacttctcTCGTTGTGGAGGCATTCTGAAATTGAGCAGTTGGCCAACAATTTACAAACTTTATATCCAAAACGAGTGTGTAGCAGCTCTCATAGCTGTATTTTTGTTATGTCCAACCCAAGTAAAAGGCTACAAACTGAGCTAAGTATAGCTTTCTCCAATAGTGCTCACAAACTAACAAATCTTCACGTTTCGACTCCGTAACGCGCCACTGAGCATGTGCAACGATAGTGGCTGCATTATCGGAAGCTTGATAACTGAATTCTGAGTGCAGTCAACATTTCAAAAAGTAGCCAAGGTAAGATTAGGAGATGGTttgtatcatcatcatccttataacattgtgtgtggatgatggctggtttaagcagcctccttttgcccgagtcagactgatttgactctggggctggatgaggctgcacacctgtttcAGTAAAAGCATTCAGTAAAACCAGCCGCCCATCACCACACAAGCTCAGGTAGATCTCCTACATGGCAGCATGGGTCACCATCTTCATGTTTCATTGTCTTCAAACTCAATAAACCGGCTATCAACCCCGAGCCCttgtgtctggaggagcccagaaaAGCCTCCTAGCATATGGCATGTAACATGAACATTGCTACAACTATCTAATTGGCCAATATGTGGCGACCTACCTCAAGTTCGCAGCCTCGTTTTTGGCGCCACCTTCTGGTGGCCCTTTGCAGCAGTGTAGGCAATCATTGATGCGGTCCCAGATTGCGTAATGGACGGCGTATAATAAATGTATGTACAAACGTCTTCTATTTCAATTATCCATACATttcttacattgatttattttttgttcaagTTTCGTTTTCaaatatgaaaaataacatCTCTCGGCAAGCGAAAATCAGAAGACTGGtagttatttatatatttttcacctCAAACTCGTCTTTTCAGTCAGTAAGCTTTCAAAATGTATGTGTATCTTCCGGATCATGCGAAGGAGTTGAGAGGGGTGCTGAGGGGAATGTTTCCAGCAGTATGTATCCTCCAGAGTAGTCACAATTCAACTAACAACAGAGAGGACAGTCTGCTCTGGCTGGAGATCGTAATTCTTACAATGTCAGTAAATCAAATCAGGTACTATAACAAGGGCGTAGTAACATCAACAAAGCATTAAAGTGTGTGGTACACGGAAGCCCAACTCCTATTAATTTGCAATTTTTTCTAAATGATATGGCATTGAATGACCAGAACTATTTCTTACAATCAAAGAGAAATGTAAAGGACATTTTTGCAAATTGGTCGCTTTGTATGTCGGCCTACTCATTTTTTCGCTCTTCAAATATATTAAGGGTGATTGCGATGCTTTGTGCAAAATGTCATGTTTCATGTCAGCACTCGGTACCCCTTAGTCTGTTACTCACAATTGTTCACCCATTTTTTATACTTTGTTTGCATCCTGCCAAAACCAAATAATACCTGCTGCTTTGGCCATAATGTCACATTCTGAAGGAGCCAGCCTGCATGTGAAATAAGCGGTTTGAGGACCCATTCATCAGGGTTGTTTGTGGCCTCCATTTTTATGTTCATTTTTATTTCAGTAGCAATACACAACAAATGCATATTAAATCAAAGCAATTTATTTTGTTATAGTTTGAGCCTTGACTCGTTTTATAATTCATTTTCATACTCGATACAATTCATGTTCTTCTACGAAAATTGGATATGCACCACAGAATCATCAAAGTGAACGTTAAATCTGCCTTTCTGCAGAAGGCGGAGGGACTCAGGCGTGCTGAGGACAGGCTTTTCAGGCCGCTGTAGCGGGACACACTGGCGTACCCTCGGCAACAAACCACACTTCGTTGTGCCGGTTGAACATCTTCATAGGACTGCAACGCAAACCATTACGATGTGTTATCAAATCTGAGTTTGAAGATTTACAGAAAGCAGTAAaatatggaaaaaataaaacactttgTCTTTTACCTGTCATATCCAACGGCATAGCTAAAGTCCTTTTTATACATGGCTCCCACCGATTCGAGGCTGTCCATTAGTTCGCTCTCTTTATCCCTGACCCTATAGCTCATCATCCATCCTCCGTAGCTCTTAACGTACACATTCATACCCGGCATCTCTGTTATGGACACCTGCAGCAGGAAGAGCAGTTTAGTACGATTTGTATGGAAAACATCAAATCCACAGACACGCCAAGCTGGGTAGGACAGAATGCAAGGTCTACCTGGCTGTCCGTTGGTTTGGGGGGATTCAGCTGGTGCTCAGACGGGAGAAGGAAGCTCATTGTGTAAGTACAACTTTCAAACCAACCCTTGTTGGTCTTACTTTTGATGATCACCGGGGAAGTCATTTCAATGTTTGCTCCTGCCGGTCAAGTAAATAGGTTACTCCCATGGAAGAGGCTGCTTTTGAGACAATGTAGGCCATCCCAAGTGGCCGTGTCTGTTACACCAAGAGACCCATTGTGCTGTTTCAGACAttccaattcacacacacacacgcgcacgcgcacaaacCATTTTCATTGGCTCCAGTGATGTACTTAAACAGTCTTCTGAAGGCAGTGTACGTTGCCATCTCCATGATCCGGGAAGTTTCCTCTGTTGTCACCCACTTAGTACTGGTGAGTTTGCGCACCTAAAGCACGTGAGGAGGATGACATGTCTAAGTGGGCTTTCATCAACATCACCATTTTTTTCGACATCATTTTTTCCCCCCTCACTGAATGAAGCGGCCCCGCTGTCACTCACCTCATACTCTTCAGTCTGACACACCGGTGTGTACAAAAGGCATTCTTTGGTCTCGGAGCAAAATTCAGACAAGGAGGAATCCCTGTTGGTTAAGAGAAGAAACTATGATACAGAGAAGTACATCGATGTAGGAATGTACAGAGGACCGGATTCAGCATTAAGAATCTATTATGAGGCCGATCCAATGTCAAGctatttaataaaaatgtagcAGATGTTTTTTCATTGATTTCGCGTACAGTCTATGAGCCATTAGCTCTGCAAACAACCGGCATTTACTGTGCATATGAAAAAATGGATAACTCTTACCCAACGCTGGCTTCTGTGGTTAGCACCAGCAGAAAGCCAATGACTGTTGCAATGTTCCTCCTGAGATGCAAACATGCATGGATTTAAGGTGCAAAAGGTTACTATATTGCTATGTAAAATGTCCCCAAAAATCTTAGGACTGCATTAATGGTACTTACATTTTCACTCTGCTTCAGCTGTGTGTGCAGGAGATTGTGCAAAAACAACTATTTATGTAATTTGTGTTACGAAAGGTAATTTGCATGAACACCCCCCCAAATACTTGCTATGCAGATGATTGGTTGTGAAaaaaaacaggttcacgactgcgtcgaagagtctgcgtggtcattgcttTGGAACCACAACTGaagctcagttatggttccacgccTTGGGCCTAAAGCCTTTaaactgggctcctccagacaagaACGCAGGGCGGTGGTGTTGGAAAACCGGTTTACTGTAAAGCTTTGTAGACAATGATACATGACCTGGTGAATATTACATGAATGACATGAATATTCAGGCTTTGTTGATGTTCGCATGCGACCTGAGCCCTCTTTCATGATCATTGTGTTCTTGTCCAATTCCTATAGGCTTTCCCATACCATCAGAAAAGGATAAGGTGTCCACCAAGAGAACTGGTTTGTTCTATAacactttgattgacagcataGCTTAACTTCCCATGTGATGATAGAGCAGGGAACACGTGAGGGTATAGCCCCTTTCACGCATGCAGTATTTCCCTGCAAAGTTCCGGGTCagcggtgagggggggggggggggaagggtccGGGGTGGGAATGGGGACGAATTTCTTGGGGAATCTACCCCGGCAATTTGCCCTCTCAAGTCACGGAATGACCTAACCAGTCATGACACCCCACTGAGGACATGTTATAAACGGTGACTGTTTATCTTAAATCTGCCTTCACATGCACAGGGTGAATGGTGCGAATGACGCTGTTGACACGATTGTTCGCTTGGTTGATATATTTGGACTTTGGTGCAAATTTGGCTTGATGCTGAATCAGCAGAATATTCGCTGTGCTTGTGGTGTAAACGCGCCGATGCTTTTCGGATGATTCGATAACAAAACAGTACTGCTTCTTTTGTTTGCATTCAAGCTCCCTTTTTCAAAAATGGCATTTCTGCAGTAAGTCATACTGCAGAAATGTTGAATTGCCGCCAGTGGTTAGATGTTATGAAGATCTGATAAATTAAATAAGAttattaataatagtaataataattataattattacaacaataaaataatcatGCTAGAACTGAATACTTATAACATTGAAAAATCCAAAACCTAACAGCTATGGAGCCTTGACATTGTTGATAACAAGCAGTGAGGATTAAGCTATTTAAATCCGTCATTAAATTTGTCGTGGATCCTAACTGCATCTAAATACCCTTAATCCATTCTCAATTGAAGCAAATTTAAAACCTCATATTCACTGTGGAAGAAAATGAAAGTGTTATTAATTGCACCACATACATTTAAAGATTGTCCTTACTTTAACACTGTTTAACTTAATGAGCCTATGCGTACAATTCTAAATAGTTTTCTTCTTCATCATGCAATTTGCTCTTGAGTCGGTTTTCATCTTTTCAAAGTTATATAACCATGCTTTGTTTTGTGATTGTAAGCAAGAGCCAAAATGCATTTGCTTTGCAGTACTACATAACTTGTTATGCCATAGTACTATCTCTACAGGCAGAGGTCCTTTGACCTTGAACGCATTCTGTTTGTTGCGTTTTCTTCCCACGTCCCACGTTCCCATTTCACGGGGTAACATGTCTCCATTCCTCACTGAAGCCTTAAAATGTAAACATTCTTGTTCTAGACAGGTTTGCATTTTAAGAAGCATACCTACCAATCTTATCTTACGtacagaaaacacagaaaaaatacTTTTCAAAGCCCTTTTCAAAGGTTGTGTAAGTAAGAGAAGACAAGATACTGAAGTTGGTTGCTTTTTTAATGTTCACTGGCAGATTCATGAAGCTGTTGCATTTAAGCTAAAACAGGAGTGTTTCCTTTCTGTTGTCCAAAGTTGATGGTGCCGGTCCTATATCAAGGCATCATTATTCATATTTGTCTTATGTAATGAtaacgtgtttgtttgtttaagttACAATTGTAGCTAATTATTGTCCGGTCAAGTaaataataagtacattttatttgtattgcttAGCCCTTCAAAGATAGAGGAAAAACTCCCTTAGTTATTAAggaagaaaccttgagaagCACTGCAGAAAGAAGGCaacctccttccagggatggttaAGAGTGCAATGGGTGCAGTAATAATGAGCCTTGATGGTAAGATAAAATTAAAAGGTTTAAGTAAATTTAAGTTGTTGGAAAATCGAAAATGTACAATGACCAATGTCGTTAACTGTTGTTAAATCAAAACAGTAGTTTCCCCGCGAAATATATTTTCAACTGCACTGCAACATATCAGGACAGCTTCCATGTGTGTGCAAATTTACAAACTGACAATTAATCTCTTTAGAATAGTGATTCCGAATTTCGTTTTGCATTCCTTGATGGCGTTCTGTGTGAGCTAGCAAGTCGCATGAGTATCACATGAACACTCAAGCTTTGTTGTCGTTTTCACCTGCTACCTGAGACTTTCTTGAACATTGTTTTCTTACAGTTCCTATATGGTCTTCTTTTCAATACAACAAAGGTATGGGTACCCACCCACGACTTATTTGGTTCCAGAATATCTTTGTGTTTGAGAGCATAACATACATTTGGTTGTAGAGTGTTTTATGTTATTGTATAATAGGATGTTATCATGATcgattcattattattaatacttaTATTAGATAATAATATTGAAACAGTGAATACTAAATCAAAAACTCAACCACTTCCACAGCTATAGAGCCGTACAGACAATTGACAACAGCCAGTAAGAATGAAAGCTTCATTCTGTAAGATGTTTTTGTTGTGCTccaaaacatatttgaacgtACAGACTGCCCAGTCTACTGAGTTTCATTGACCAATGTAGCAGCAGTgcagatatatatttaattattaacaTTTCACAGTGAAGAAATGTTTTAAAACCAGCTGGCGCCACTAGCTAGCAAGCTTTATGCTCATAAAAGTGTGTAAGCCTTGAATGGTGTGTACAAAGTTGATTGACATTCAGGGATTAAGCTCTTTCTCTTTGAGCTTCTCTTATTGGTTGGATTGACTGGGGTCCTCACTGTGACACTGGATGATGGAACATCTCTGCAATGTTGGTACACTGATCAAATACACTCACTCAGTGCAACACAGTCAACATTAAAGGGTTTAGCCGGTTTGTTGAGATTTGTGGACAAAAGGTAAAGTTTTGTTTTATCAAACCCAAGTAAAGGCTACAATTGATGCTGTCTTGCCGCGCCACTGAGCATGCTCACAGACTGCAACAATAGTGGCTGTGTTATCGGAAGCTTGATATCtctggaaaaaaaaatacaaaggtAAGTTTAGGAGAGGGTTTGCAAGGTTAGCTTGCACCTTGTTAGACTATGACTCAGCGTTTGACAGGCATTTCAATTCTCTCAATGTTCAGTTTTCAATTGCATGCACGTGTTCATTTACTTATGCATGGATTGACAAACATTCATTTTGGTTCATTCCTGAAATTCTAAAATACAAAGCTAGACACCAACAGTTCGAAACCAATCTGGAAAGAGTTGTCCAGCAGGCTTTCCCAACTGTACGCTGGAGTTGACCAGGCCCATCGGTCCATAGCTCCATCTGATTCAAACAACTACCAGAGCATGACCAAGTCGACAGCTCCGCTCCTCTCTTTATCGATCAATAGCCTTCGATGCTCTGGCACTACCACCATCTAGACCTACACACATGGGCAGGCTTATGTTTGATCCATGGTGCTTGTTACGGACACACTAGTCGCTAGCACAGAAGAAGACAGATAGCAACCGAATTACTTGGATCAGCCCTGCCCTTCCCCAGAGTCCCCACTCTGGGGAAGGGCAGGTTGTTGTCCTCTAGTCAGTGTCAGCTGCTCAAATCTTCTgggtgcatacgcacacaaattGTTCAGCCCTGGCGCTTCCTCTTGCCTAAGGTAGGACGGGGTTTGTGAGCTACCTGGCCACCAGTCGCTCTACCACAAACCCCCAGCCCGGCACCAGCTCAACTAGATTGTAAAGTCTGGACTGTGTATGTCCGGATCCTCACCCCAGGTGGCCCTACCAGGAGCTTATGGCTCCACTATAACCTTCTGCCACACTCCAGGGAGGATGATGAAAAGGCGATTTTGTGACGCGAGTCCTGAGAAttcctgtttttgtttataGCGGCCTCTAGTGATACTCCTTGTCGTTGAAAAAATAAGGATTTCATAATAACACAAAGAAAGGAAATTAGCATTGCTAAAACGTATCAATCTTTCAGTAGATTAATTTCAAGGACAAATTGTGCCATGGAAAGAATTTAGGAATGTTTCAAAATGTTCTAACCCTGTTTAAATATAGAAATGATGGTGTATTATTaaacattcattaattctttccGTTGAACTATTCAGCCTCATTATAATCATGCAGTAAAAACATTAAGACGGATAGCTCTATGTATTCTCTATTTATTCTCGTGAAAAACAAAGGAATctcttgttttcttttgtttaattAAACTATCTTGAACTAACTATTTTGTTCAGTTGcgtgcctcccccctctctacgAAGAGCTGCGGGCATTCAGGTTGGACCAGGATACACCGGCTCCCCCTCAGCCATGCCCACCTCACGCCACCTATTTAAAAGCTCATTATCACTGTTAAATATCAAAGGCAGGACAAGACAAGCAGTCCAGTTATGTATATAGAGAGTCCCACCTCTGGCCTCTACTCACAACAGGAGTATAATTTGTGTAGATCTCACATCCACGCTTGAGTGGAGAAACTCTGCATATGGTTCACAATGCAGACATGTGGGCTGGTGTGGAAGTAGGATAATCAAAGTGTGTACATCAGCCTCTTCATCACACTGGTCCCTCGGAACTTGGGTATTACCTGATCTATTTGTCGTCCTCTCTGGTGGTACTCGTGTGTTACTCCAAAAtcaaaatacaacaaataaatgTTCTCATTCTTTATTGAGTAAAAGGCCTAAAAAATATAATGCTGAAATCCCATCTGATGCTTAGCATGTGGACGTTGTATCTAATTATTTATGACTTAATATAACGGGCCTAACCCTCGTCAACTAAATAATCACACTGTCAATGAATTGTAATTCTACTACAATTCATCTAATAACATCCAGTTCCAATTGGGGACTTAACTTAAATGCAATGGCTTTTAAGGAATACGTTCGTCCTTTCCAAGAATTCCAAATAACTCCAAGGCCATAGTGTGATTCGCCCCACAAATACTCCCCGTTAGGGTTGGCATGATGGCAATCAACGTACCACCATCCTCCCAGGAACATTTTTGCACAGTTTTGAGCAAAGGAATCTTGGTCCATATCAAACGTTGAGAACTTCTGACCATTATGAACATGCATCGAATCTCCTGAAAAGAATGAAATGGAATATCATGTTTAGTTATTCTTAAGGATGAAGTGTGGCAACTGACTGAGTAATCTGTGTCAACCCTTGTTTAGGCTCACCCGCGCCACCGTCTTTGAAGCCACTAAACGTGAGCCTGTATCCGTCCTTCTCTGGGGCCACATTGAAGGAGGAATACTCCGCGAATACCTTTGCGCCATCGAAGTCCTCCATGTCCACCCTCAGCTTGTAGCTTTTTTTCCCAGACAGGAGATGGATATTCTCCAGACCTGGAAATAGACAATGCTATCTCTAATTTGGGACTTGTATATAAAAGACTTAAATGTGCTAAAAATTGTTTTGCAAGATTCAAATGTACAGCTGTACAACTTTCCAGTGCTCACCCAACCAGTATTCACTTGACGCCTGTCCGAATCCAGTCTTGTACTGTTCCCACCCACGGTAGAAGTTAATGGTGCCATCAGTCCTTCTTTGAATGACCTGAGTTGGAAGTCAATAACGTTTACATGAAAATAACTTTCAAAGTCGAGATGTGTATGAGTGAGCCTCTACAAGTTAGTGGGTGGAAGGCTTTCAGTATTCAAAAGACTCACTAACACTCTGGCTGTGCAACTGTCGGATACAAATGTAGATTTTATTGATGgcatttatttaaatgaatatcGACCAGCATTGAATACAGATGTGTAGAGGGTTATTCTAAGCTATGGGGGCTAGTTGAAATGTGACACATTGCGACTTTGAGTCATTGTATGTAACTGTTTTTCATCTTCTTTTAAAATGTAGTTTTAAACAGTGATATTATTTACCCCTTCAACAATGAACGTTGGCATactatttacaaatatttagGCTCAGAATGAAAGATTGTTGAACAGGTGCTTCAAGGgatgaattcagatacatgacTTTGAGCAGAAGGGATTAGGCCATGTTTCTTAATATATATGACATTTTTTATGTTATTGGtctgttatttatttagtaAATACAGTAGTAAATACAGTCCTCTACACTACAGcacaattgtttttgttttgtaaatgtCCACAAGTTGTCAAAAGCGGGAAGCTAACTTGTAACCAAACATGTTTCCCCTCTCTATAAGGCCTGAAACAGATGATCAAATCCCCAAGGAACAAATATCATTACCgctgtggtgttttttttaacagtgttcGAATTGCAACTCTGG includes these proteins:
- the LOC115538775 gene encoding heme-binding protein 2, whose translation is MRNIATVIGFLLVLTTEASVGDSSLSEFCSETKECLLYTPVCQTEEYEVRKLTSTKWVTTEETSRIMEMATYTAFRRLFKYITGANENGANIEMTSPVIIKSKTNKGWFESCTYTMSFLLPSEHQLNPPKPTDSQVSITEMPGMNVYVKSYGGWMMSYRVRDKESELMDSLESVGAMYKKDFSYAVGYDSPMKMFNRHNEVWFVAEGTPVCPATAA
- the LOC115535570 gene encoding microfibril-associated glycoprotein 4: MIGPLGLLVLLVVNLVLVSGTPVEVSGTPVVVGDPPVVVGDTPVVVGDPPVVVSDTPVVPSDTPVVLCDPPVVVSDTPVVVSGTPESLPVDCSDLYSNGFGNSGVYTIFPAGPTSPVQVFCEMGSMDAPDSNKWTVIQRRTDGTINFYRGWEQYKTGFGQASSEYWLGLENIHLLSGKKSYKLRVDMEDFDGAKVFAEYSSFNVAPEKDGYRLTFSGFKDGGAGDSMHVHNGQKFSTFDMDQDSFAQNCAKMFLGGWWYVDCHHANPNGEYLWGESHYGLGVIWNSWKGRTYSLKAIAFKLSPQLELDVIR